In Xylanibacillus composti, the following proteins share a genomic window:
- the rnmV gene encoding ribonuclease M5, with protein sequence MIKEIIVVEGKDDTTAIRRAVKAETIETGGSALSEEVIERIRLAQARRGVIIFTDPDFAGDRIRKIISQKVPGCKHAFIDVEAATYKDDIGVENASDEDIRRALQLVKTEAPPEEGEIEWNDLLDAGLIVHPQAAERRRLLGKALHIGYCNGKQLYKRCRMFAISKEEFRTALVAMEQAFARGHAVEEAEQSP encoded by the coding sequence ATGATCAAGGAAATTATTGTGGTGGAAGGCAAGGACGATACAACTGCCATTCGCCGCGCGGTGAAGGCGGAGACGATAGAAACAGGGGGCTCGGCACTTTCCGAAGAAGTGATTGAGCGGATTCGATTGGCGCAAGCTCGGCGCGGTGTTATCATTTTTACCGACCCGGATTTTGCCGGGGATCGCATACGCAAGATCATTAGTCAGAAGGTGCCGGGGTGCAAGCACGCATTCATTGATGTGGAAGCAGCTACATACAAGGACGACATCGGCGTGGAAAATGCTTCCGACGAAGATATTCGCCGTGCCTTGCAGCTCGTGAAGACAGAAGCTCCCCCTGAAGAAGGAGAAATAGAATGGAATGATCTGCTCGACGCGGGACTGATCGTCCATCCGCAGGCCGCCGAAAGGCGGCGATTGCTGGGCAAGGCGCTCCATATCGGTTACTGCAACGGCAAGCAGCTGTACAAACGCTGCAGAATGTTTGCCATCAGCAAGGAAGAATTTCGGACGGCGCTGGTCGCCATGGAACAGGCATTCGCCCGCGGACATGCAGTTGAGGAGGCAGAGCAATCGCCATGA
- the rsmA gene encoding 16S rRNA (adenine(1518)-N(6)/adenine(1519)-N(6))-dimethyltransferase RsmA produces MTDKIAVPSRTREVLAKYGISAKKSLGQNFLTDGNILRRIVDAAQLNKSKGALEIGPGIGALTQYLADEAGTVVALEIDQRLLPVLDETVGQQDHVKVMHGDVLKEDLHALFAEHFHNVEAVSVVANLPYYITTPIVMRLLEEELPLEHIVIMIQREVADRMTASPGGKEYGSLSIAVQYYCEAELVAVVPRTVFVPQPNIDSAVIRLTRRSRPPVEVADAQRFFATVRAAFTQRRKTIYNNLRAAFPEAAGVHDMREVLLSCGIEPSRRAETLSMEEFARLSERLGVLSGKQE; encoded by the coding sequence ATGACGGATAAAATCGCGGTGCCAAGCCGAACCCGGGAGGTTCTGGCGAAGTATGGCATCTCGGCCAAGAAGAGTCTTGGCCAAAATTTTTTGACCGACGGCAATATCTTGCGACGTATCGTAGATGCGGCGCAATTGAACAAGAGCAAGGGGGCCCTAGAAATCGGTCCGGGAATCGGCGCCTTGACCCAATACCTGGCGGATGAAGCGGGCACTGTAGTTGCCCTGGAGATCGACCAGAGGCTGCTGCCGGTGTTGGACGAGACTGTGGGGCAGCAGGATCATGTCAAGGTCATGCATGGCGATGTGCTGAAGGAGGATTTGCATGCATTGTTTGCCGAGCATTTCCACAATGTTGAAGCCGTAAGCGTTGTGGCCAATCTTCCGTACTACATCACAACGCCGATTGTAATGAGGCTGCTGGAAGAGGAGCTTCCGCTGGAACATATCGTGATCATGATCCAGCGGGAAGTTGCTGACAGGATGACCGCAAGCCCCGGGGGCAAGGAATACGGAAGCCTGAGCATCGCGGTCCAATACTATTGCGAGGCAGAGCTTGTAGCCGTTGTGCCGCGCACCGTGTTTGTGCCTCAGCCGAATATTGATTCGGCTGTCATACGCTTGACGCGCCGCAGCAGGCCTCCTGTTGAAGTGGCAGATGCACAGCGATTTTTTGCAACCGTGCGCGCGGCGTTTACCCAGAGGCGCAAGACGATCTACAACAACCTGCGCGCGGCGTTTCCCGAGGCAGCGGGGGTGCACGATATGCGTGAGGTGCTGCTGTCCTGCGGAATCGAACCGTCCCGCAGGGCCGAGACACTGAGCATGGAGGAATTTGCTCGTCTAAGCGAGCGGCTTGGCGTCCTTAGCGGCAAGCAGGAGTAG
- the yabG gene encoding sporulation peptidase YabG — protein sequence MWKVGTYVTRKSYGNDMIFRIESINQEMAILRGVDYRLMADAPLEDLSEAEEPLHSDKSEVPDMQKRECQKIIEETKRRYMPFFRSAGTPEDKETFSYFEVPGKVLHLDGDPAYLRKSMDLYKHYQVPAEGHYVQESSMADLLYRLLPESRPDIVVITGHDGIFKDSRGENLYHLSSYKNSRHFVRAIRACREYERNRDVLTIVAGACQSHFEALLKAGANFASSPARILIHALDPVQVAARISYTSIKETITMMDVFDKTVSGVKGIGGIESKGSYRVGIPNFKHMQ from the coding sequence ATGTGGAAGGTAGGGACGTATGTCACGCGCAAGTCGTACGGGAATGACATGATCTTCCGTATTGAATCGATAAATCAGGAGATGGCTATCTTAAGAGGTGTCGATTATCGGTTAATGGCAGACGCGCCGTTGGAGGATCTGAGCGAGGCGGAGGAGCCGCTCCATTCCGACAAGTCCGAAGTGCCCGATATGCAGAAGCGCGAGTGCCAAAAAATCATTGAAGAAACGAAGCGTCGATACATGCCTTTTTTTCGTTCTGCGGGAACGCCTGAGGACAAAGAGACCTTCTCCTATTTTGAAGTGCCGGGCAAAGTGCTGCATCTTGACGGCGATCCCGCATACTTGCGCAAAAGCATGGACTTATACAAGCATTATCAAGTGCCGGCAGAGGGCCACTATGTGCAGGAATCGTCCATGGCCGATTTGCTGTATCGGCTGCTGCCGGAATCGAGGCCAGACATTGTTGTCATCACCGGTCATGACGGCATCTTCAAAGACAGCAGGGGAGAGAACCTTTACCATCTGTCCAGCTACAAAAACTCGCGTCATTTCGTACGTGCCATTCGCGCATGCCGGGAATATGAGCGCAACCGCGATGTGCTGACAATCGTCGCCGGTGCGTGCCAATCGCATTTTGAAGCGCTGCTTAAGGCAGGAGCGAATTTCGCCAGCTCGCCGGCCCGCATCTTGATTCATGCGTTGGACCCGGTCCAGGTGGCGGCGAGAATATCCTACACGTCCATTAAGGAGACAATTACCATGATGGACGTATTTGACAAAACTGTGAGCGGGGTCAAGGGGATCGGGGGAATTGAATCCAAGGGGAGTTACCGGGTAGGGATCCCTAATTTTAAACATATGCAATAA
- the veg gene encoding biofilm formation stimulator Veg, which yields MANNSLLEIKRSLEPHVGAKVLLRANGGRRKTIERTGVLEETYPSVFIVKLDQEQHAFKRVSYSYADILTESVEVTVCNDEGQVRIEYLQQ from the coding sequence ATGGCCAACAATTCGTTATTGGAGATCAAACGAAGCCTCGAACCCCACGTCGGGGCAAAAGTATTGCTTCGGGCAAACGGCGGTCGCCGCAAGACCATTGAACGGACCGGCGTTTTGGAGGAAACCTACCCGTCCGTATTTATCGTCAAGCTGGATCAAGAGCAGCACGCCTTCAAGCGGGTTTCATACAGCTATGCGGACATCTTGACTGAATCCGTGGAAGTGACGGTTTGCAACGACGAAGGACAAGTTCGAATCGAGTACTTGCAGCAATAG
- a CDS encoding small, acid-soluble spore protein, alpha/beta type, translating into MARRRSVMSESLKYELARDLGFYDKVQREGWGGITTKDAGNMVKRAIQMAEQNIRR; encoded by the coding sequence ATGGCACGAAGAAGAAGCGTCATGAGCGAATCCTTGAAATACGAACTGGCCAGAGACCTCGGTTTTTACGATAAAGTGCAGCGTGAGGGCTGGGGCGGCATCACCACCAAGGATGCGGGCAATATGGTGAAGCGCGCCATCCAGATGGCCGAGCAGAACATCAGGCGCTAA
- the ispE gene encoding 4-(cytidine 5'-diphospho)-2-C-methyl-D-erythritol kinase, translating into MKVFEKAPAKINLSLDVLYKREDGFHEVEMVMAMVDLADRLEMEAIPRDTIMISSQAGYIPLDEKNLAFKAAKLLKERCGVRQGVYIHLDKHIPVAAGLAGGSSDAAAALRGLNRLWDLGLSQTELQQLGEELGSDVPYCIAGGTVLATGRGEKLQPLPPLPPCWVVIAKPPINVSTADVYGRLRADQIENHPPTGRMVEGLRNQDWLAICGALGNVLEEVTFQLHPEVRRIKETMLRLGADGALMSGSGPTVFALAAKSSRARRIYNGLKGFCKEVYVVRILT; encoded by the coding sequence ATGAAAGTGTTCGAAAAAGCGCCAGCCAAGATCAATCTGTCCCTGGATGTCTTGTATAAGCGGGAGGACGGCTTCCATGAAGTCGAGATGGTGATGGCCATGGTCGATTTGGCGGACCGATTGGAAATGGAGGCTATTCCGCGCGACACGATTATGATCTCCAGTCAGGCGGGGTACATCCCGCTGGATGAGAAGAACCTGGCTTTCAAGGCAGCGAAGCTGCTGAAGGAGCGGTGCGGAGTCAGACAGGGCGTTTACATACATTTGGACAAGCATATCCCGGTGGCGGCGGGGCTGGCGGGCGGCAGCAGTGATGCAGCAGCGGCACTCCGCGGCTTGAACCGCCTGTGGGATCTCGGACTGTCCCAGACTGAACTGCAGCAGCTTGGCGAAGAGCTTGGGTCCGATGTTCCATATTGCATTGCAGGCGGAACGGTGCTGGCTACAGGCAGGGGAGAGAAGCTCCAGCCGCTTCCTCCGCTTCCTCCATGCTGGGTTGTGATTGCCAAACCGCCTATCAATGTGTCCACGGCAGATGTATATGGCAGGCTTCGAGCGGATCAGATCGAAAATCATCCGCCAACCGGACGAATGGTGGAAGGGTTGCGCAACCAAGACTGGTTAGCAATTTGCGGAGCGCTCGGCAATGTGTTGGAGGAAGTAACCTTCCAGCTGCATCCGGAAGTGCGGAGAATCAAGGAAACCATGCTGCGGTTAGGGGCGGATGGCGCGTTGATGTCGGGCAGCGGTCCTACGGTTTTTGCACTGGCGGCTAAATCATCGAGAGCGCGAAGAATCTATAACGGGTTGAAAGGCTTTTGCAAAGAAGTGTATGTGGTAAGAATCCTCACATAG
- the purR gene encoding pur operon repressor encodes MKKVKRSSRLVEMTQYLLQRPHVLIPLTTFAERYNSAKSSISEDLTIIKEVFQDEGLGELQTLAGAAGGVKYIPKSPKAASLDMMGRICAQLQEPERILPGGYLYMSDLLGQPSIVDEIGKMFASAFAGVELDCVMTVETKGIPIAYATAGYLNLPVVIVRRDNKVTEGSAVSINYVSGSTKRIQTMSLARRALKEESNVLIIDDFMKAGGTIAGMVDLLREFKATVKGVGVFVESDEDVTDHLVEEYVSLAVLTGVDTRNRHIIVRPGNYFEGVEKEQ; translated from the coding sequence ATGAAAAAAGTAAAACGCAGTTCAAGATTGGTTGAAATGACGCAATATTTATTGCAGCGCCCCCATGTACTCATACCGCTTACCACATTTGCTGAACGATATAACTCTGCGAAATCATCCATAAGCGAGGATCTAACCATTATCAAGGAAGTGTTCCAGGATGAAGGCCTGGGGGAACTGCAAACACTGGCAGGCGCCGCCGGCGGCGTGAAATATATCCCGAAATCGCCGAAAGCCGCATCGCTCGACATGATGGGCCGCATCTGCGCGCAGCTGCAGGAACCGGAACGCATCCTGCCAGGCGGTTACTTGTATATGTCGGACCTTCTCGGCCAACCGAGCATTGTCGATGAGATTGGGAAGATGTTTGCAAGCGCCTTCGCTGGAGTCGAACTGGATTGTGTCATGACCGTCGAGACGAAAGGCATTCCCATTGCCTATGCGACTGCAGGTTACTTGAATCTGCCGGTTGTGATTGTCCGCCGCGACAACAAAGTGACGGAGGGGTCCGCGGTCAGCATCAATTACGTGTCCGGATCGACCAAGCGCATTCAGACGATGTCGCTGGCCAGACGCGCCCTCAAGGAAGAATCCAACGTGCTCATCATTGATGACTTTATGAAAGCAGGGGGAACCATAGCCGGCATGGTTGACCTATTGCGAGAATTCAAGGCGACGGTGAAGGGCGTTGGCGTCTTTGTGGAATCCGATGAAGACGTAACCGATCACTTGGTGGAAGAGTATGTATCCTTGGCTGTCCTTACTGGCGTGGATACACGAAATCGGCACATTATTGTCAGGCCGGGAAACTATTTTGAAGGAGTGGAAAAGGAACAATGA
- a CDS encoding RidA family protein yields the protein MTMKPIHSDQAPAAIGPYSQAIAVGDLLFTSGQIPIDPATGEVVEGGVAEQTHQVFQNLQAVLAAAGCTFDDVIKATVFIKNMEQFAEINRVYASYFGEHKPARSTVEVARLPKDVLVEIELIAKKLVEN from the coding sequence ATGACCATGAAACCTATTCACAGCGATCAGGCTCCAGCGGCAATCGGACCGTATTCCCAAGCGATTGCCGTCGGCGATCTGCTTTTTACATCCGGACAAATCCCAATCGATCCCGCAACAGGAGAAGTAGTGGAGGGCGGTGTCGCGGAGCAAACACATCAGGTATTTCAGAATTTGCAAGCTGTTTTGGCTGCAGCAGGATGCACATTTGATGATGTGATTAAAGCGACGGTATTCATTAAGAACATGGAGCAGTTCGCCGAGATCAATCGCGTGTATGCTTCCTACTTTGGCGAGCATAAGCCGGCAAGATCCACTGTAGAAGTGGCCCGATTGCCGAAAGATGTGCTTGTCGAAATTGAGCTAATCGCCAAGAAACTTGTCGAAAATTGA
- the spoVG gene encoding septation regulator SpoVG — protein MQITDVRLRRVNSDGRMKAIASITIDNEFVVHDIRVIDGNNGMFVAMPSKRTPDGEFRDIAHPISSATREKIQSAVLQEYENAASEESEVMEEGA, from the coding sequence GTGCAAATTACCGATGTGAGACTCCGCCGCGTGAATTCGGACGGAAGAATGAAAGCTATTGCTTCCATTACGATCGACAATGAGTTTGTCGTTCACGACATTCGCGTCATTGACGGAAACAACGGCATGTTTGTAGCCATGCCAAGCAAGAGAACGCCTGACGGCGAATTTCGTGACATCGCGCATCCGATTTCTTCCGCGACACGTGAGAAAATTCAAAGCGCTGTTTTGCAGGAGTACGAGAACGCCGCTTCGGAAGAATCCGAAGTGATGGAAGAAGGAGCTTAG
- the glmU gene encoding bifunctional UDP-N-acetylglucosamine diphosphorylase/glucosamine-1-phosphate N-acetyltransferase GlmU, which produces MNVYGLVLAAGQGKRMKSKLYKVLHPVCGVPMVGHVVNLLESMQTAQNIVIVGHGAEAVQAYLGDRVSYALQAEQLGTGHAVQQAASLLADKEGITVVICGDTPLITKESLDEMIARHQQRGASATILSAQLPDPTGYGRIIRGKDESVLRIVEQKDCSPEEAAICEINTGTYCFDNRKLFEMLPKLTNQNAQGEYYLTDVIGLLQQAGEKVEAYCLKDAAEATGVNDRIALAEVERAMRQRIIEEHMRKGVTVIDPANTYIGPDVEIGADTILYPGVHLTGQTVIGEDCEIGPNCQIDQSRIEAGVHITQSVLKQAEVQTGASIGPFAYLRPGAQIGPQAKIGDFVEVKNARIGAGSKVSHLSYVGDADIGQDVNVGCGAITVNYDGFAKHRTIVEDGAFVGSNVNLIAPVHVGKGAYVVAGSTITHDVDAGDLAIARERQTNKPGYAAKLKSRIQSRNQSQN; this is translated from the coding sequence ATGAACGTATATGGTCTCGTTCTGGCTGCAGGCCAGGGCAAGCGAATGAAATCGAAGCTCTACAAAGTGCTGCACCCGGTATGCGGGGTTCCGATGGTAGGGCATGTCGTCAACTTGCTGGAATCCATGCAGACAGCCCAAAACATTGTCATTGTCGGACACGGAGCGGAAGCGGTCCAGGCTTATTTGGGCGATCGGGTTAGCTACGCCCTGCAAGCGGAACAACTGGGTACCGGCCATGCCGTCCAGCAGGCAGCTTCGCTTCTGGCGGACAAGGAAGGCATAACCGTCGTGATTTGCGGAGATACACCGCTCATTACGAAAGAATCGCTGGATGAAATGATCGCTCGCCATCAGCAACGCGGGGCCTCTGCGACGATTCTGAGCGCGCAATTGCCGGATCCGACCGGGTACGGACGCATTATCCGCGGCAAGGACGAGTCGGTCCTGCGCATCGTGGAGCAGAAAGACTGTTCGCCTGAGGAAGCTGCGATTTGTGAAATCAACACAGGCACTTATTGCTTTGACAACCGCAAGCTGTTCGAGATGCTGCCCAAGCTGACCAACCAGAATGCGCAGGGTGAATATTACTTGACGGACGTCATCGGCCTCCTGCAGCAGGCTGGCGAAAAGGTAGAAGCTTACTGCCTGAAGGATGCCGCAGAAGCGACCGGCGTCAACGACCGCATTGCATTGGCTGAAGTAGAGCGGGCCATGCGTCAGCGAATCATCGAGGAACATATGCGCAAAGGTGTCACCGTTATCGATCCTGCAAATACTTATATCGGACCGGACGTGGAGATCGGAGCAGATACCATACTGTATCCTGGCGTGCACCTGACGGGCCAGACCGTGATTGGCGAGGACTGCGAAATCGGCCCGAACTGCCAAATTGACCAAAGCCGGATAGAGGCAGGCGTGCACATTACGCAATCCGTGCTTAAGCAGGCTGAGGTGCAGACGGGGGCCTCCATTGGACCGTTTGCCTACCTGCGTCCGGGCGCCCAGATTGGACCGCAAGCAAAGATCGGAGATTTCGTCGAAGTGAAGAACGCCCGTATTGGCGCAGGCAGCAAAGTGTCCCACCTGAGCTATGTGGGTGACGCAGACATCGGCCAGGATGTGAATGTGGGCTGCGGGGCCATAACGGTCAATTACGACGGATTCGCCAAGCATCGTACGATTGTAGAGGACGGTGCGTTCGTTGGCAGCAACGTGAACCTGATTGCTCCTGTGCATGTGGGCAAGGGAGCCTACGTCGTGGCAGGCTCAACGATTACACATGATGTGGATGCTGGCGATCTTGCGATTGCTCGCGAGCGCCAGACGAATAAGCCCGGTTACGCAGCCAAGCTGAAATCCAGAATACAATCCCGCAATCAATCTCAGAACTAA
- a CDS encoding ribose-phosphate diphosphokinase, with translation MPYSDPKLKLLACNSNPKLAEEIAVAIGVPLGESRVMRFSDGEIHMQLDESVRGASVFVIQSTSYPVNENLMELLIMVDALKRASAKTINVVIPYYGYARQDRKARSRDPITAKLVANLIETAGAHRVVTMDLHATQIQGFFDIPVDQLLGVPILGQYFKEKNLEDIVVVSPDHGGVVRARKLADYLAAPLAIIDKRRPEPNVSEVMNIIGDIEGKTAIIIDDIIDTAGTITLAAHAMMKEGVKEVYACCTHPVLSGPAMQRIDDSPIKEVVVTNTIPLHHESVSPKIKSLSVAPLIGEAIVRIYEELSISKLFET, from the coding sequence ATGCCTTATTCGGATCCCAAGCTCAAGCTCTTGGCATGCAACTCGAACCCCAAGCTGGCAGAAGAAATCGCCGTGGCGATTGGCGTGCCGCTGGGGGAGTCCAGGGTGATGCGCTTCAGCGACGGGGAAATTCATATGCAGCTGGACGAAAGCGTTCGTGGAGCCAGCGTATTCGTCATCCAGTCAACCAGTTATCCGGTTAATGAAAATCTGATGGAGCTGCTGATCATGGTCGATGCGTTGAAACGGGCGTCGGCCAAAACGATTAATGTAGTCATCCCGTACTACGGCTATGCCAGACAGGATCGGAAAGCTCGTTCGCGCGACCCGATCACCGCAAAGCTGGTAGCCAATCTCATCGAGACGGCGGGCGCACATCGCGTCGTTACGATGGACCTGCATGCCACGCAAATTCAGGGCTTCTTCGACATCCCGGTGGACCAGCTGCTGGGTGTGCCCATTTTGGGCCAGTATTTCAAGGAAAAGAACCTGGAGGACATAGTCGTCGTATCTCCCGACCATGGCGGTGTCGTGCGTGCCCGCAAGCTGGCTGACTACTTGGCTGCGCCGCTCGCCATTATCGACAAGCGAAGACCGGAACCGAATGTAAGCGAAGTCATGAACATCATCGGGGATATTGAGGGCAAAACCGCGATCATCATCGACGACATTATCGACACGGCCGGCACGATCACTTTGGCCGCGCATGCCATGATGAAGGAAGGCGTGAAGGAGGTATATGCTTGCTGCACGCATCCCGTCTTGTCCGGACCGGCTATGCAGCGCATAGATGATTCGCCTATTAAGGAAGTTGTGGTGACGAATACGATTCCGCTTCATCATGAGAGCGTCTCGCCCAAGATCAAGTCGCTGTCTGTAGCGCCGTTAATTGGGGAAGCCATCGTGCGAATCTATGAGGAGCTGTCTATCAGCAAGCTGTTTGAAACATAA
- a CDS encoding 50S ribosomal protein L25, with protein sequence MNAIKVDERAKATQSELKQLRQAGKIPGVVYGKNRASEAIAVDAKELMRLLRQGGGGVLDMEMPDDQVKPVMITEIQRDTVNGHILHIDFRQVNMEEPVRTKVRLNYIGTPQGVSEGGLQQIQEHEVEISCKPKDIPASIEVDISRLQIGQSVTIGEISPPPGVEILAEPADVLVTILEQQKVDEEPADKGNADPEAYDGVGQRAEKA encoded by the coding sequence ATGAACGCGATCAAAGTGGACGAGCGTGCAAAAGCAACCCAATCCGAGTTGAAGCAACTGCGTCAAGCGGGCAAGATTCCTGGCGTTGTCTATGGCAAGAACCGGGCGTCCGAGGCGATTGCCGTGGATGCCAAGGAATTGATGCGCCTGCTGCGCCAAGGGGGCGGCGGCGTCCTGGACATGGAGATGCCGGACGACCAGGTCAAGCCTGTCATGATTACCGAAATACAGCGTGATACGGTGAATGGCCATATTCTCCATATTGACTTCAGGCAAGTCAATATGGAAGAGCCGGTGCGCACCAAGGTAAGGCTGAACTATATCGGAACTCCTCAAGGGGTCAGCGAGGGCGGACTGCAGCAAATCCAGGAGCATGAGGTGGAGATCTCATGCAAGCCGAAGGATATTCCGGCATCAATCGAAGTGGATATCAGCCGTCTGCAGATCGGACAATCCGTAACCATAGGGGAGATATCTCCGCCGCCCGGCGTCGAAATTCTTGCTGAACCGGCGGATGTGCTGGTTACCATTTTGGAGCAGCAGAAGGTGGACGAGGAGCCGGCAGATAAAGGGAATGCCGACCCTGAGGCTTACGATGGTGTCGGACAGCGTGCTGAGAAAGCGTAG
- the pth gene encoding aminoacyl-tRNA hydrolase, which yields MKWFVGLGNPGAKYANTRHNVGFMALDRFAQEQGISITKSQGKAEIGEGMIRGQKVVLIKPMTYMNLSGEAVRAYMQFYKADPADMIVLYDDLDTEIGKIRLRYQGSAGGHNGIKSIIQHIGSQTFDRIRIGISRPPAGYDIADYVLSPFPKAQAELLDQALERSCEAMLHALEHPFDRTMAQFNGK from the coding sequence ATGAAATGGTTTGTCGGCTTGGGCAATCCAGGCGCTAAATATGCCAATACCCGTCATAATGTCGGGTTTATGGCATTAGACCGATTTGCCCAAGAACAGGGAATATCCATCACAAAAAGCCAAGGGAAGGCAGAAATCGGCGAAGGCATGATTCGCGGCCAAAAGGTCGTGCTGATCAAACCGATGACCTATATGAATTTGTCCGGCGAAGCCGTGCGGGCCTATATGCAGTTTTATAAAGCAGACCCGGCTGATATGATCGTACTGTACGATGACCTGGATACAGAGATTGGGAAAATTCGTTTGCGCTATCAAGGCAGCGCGGGCGGGCACAACGGCATCAAATCGATCATCCAGCATATAGGCAGCCAGACATTCGACCGGATTCGCATCGGCATCTCCCGGCCGCCGGCGGGATATGACATTGCCGATTATGTGCTGTCGCCGTTTCCGAAGGCACAGGCCGAGCTGCTTGATCAGGCGCTAGAGCGGAGCTGCGAAGCGATGCTTCACGCTCTTGAGCATCCGTTTGATCGCACGATGGCCCAATTCAATGGCAAGTAA
- a CDS encoding anti-sigma-F factor Fin family protein produces the protein MAVTYLCRHCGSKLGEINRTDIQEAQLGFHFLTPDERRDIIAYNQNGDVTVKVTCDYCSQALEANPELALLHNPLQ, from the coding sequence ATGGCAGTGACTTATCTATGTCGGCATTGCGGATCGAAGCTTGGCGAGATCAATCGAACCGATATACAAGAAGCCCAGCTAGGGTTTCATTTCTTGACCCCTGATGAGCGCAGAGATATAATAGCGTATAATCAAAATGGCGATGTGACCGTGAAAGTAACGTGTGATTACTGCAGCCAAGCATTGGAGGCCAATCCGGAGCTGGCTTTGCTCCACAATCCGCTGCAGTAG